Proteins from a single region of Syngnathus scovelli strain Florida chromosome 7, RoL_Ssco_1.2, whole genome shotgun sequence:
- the LOC125971836 gene encoding heat shock protein beta-7-like yields MDSLTSSSRRSSSSYRSSARYSSSSFRSESSRAGSGDSLDDLLEPFLDSSDSSSLFCEEGQTPFGRQGRTSYGNSAPVGGVVPVCQTGAGSVQCVGDSYYMSADVSQFEPHDVVVMAYSHHVVIHAQKVMDDGSVSATFTNKSQFPKDMNPLSVSGTFNSDGILIVSVRRNNSTDGQDLLAVPTYYRSEAHL; encoded by the exons ATGGACTCACTGACTTCTTCGAGTCGTAGATCCTCTTCCTCCTATCGCTCCTCAGCCCGTTACAGCTCCAGCAGTTTTCGGTCAGAGAGCTCACGGGCCGGGTCAGGGGACTCCTTGGATGATCTTTTAGAGCCTTTTCTTGACTCGTCGGACTCATCCAGCTTGTTTTGTGAAGAGGGCCAGACCCCATTTGGTAGGCAAGGCAGAACCTCCTATGGAAACAGTG CTCCAGTGGGTGGTGTTGTGCCTGTTTGTCAGACCGGCGCCGGAAGTGTGCAATGTGTAGGAGATAGCTACTATATGTCCGCCGATGTCAGCCAGTTTGAGCCGCATGACGTTGTGGTAATGGCATATAGCCACCATGTCGTCATTCACGCTCAGAAG GTCATGGATGACGGAAGTGTCAGTGCCACATTCACCAATAAGTCCCAATTCCCGAAGGACATGAATCCCCTTTCTGTCAGTGGGACCTTCAACAGTGACGGCATCCTGATTGTGAGTGTTCGCCGAAACAACTCTACAGATGGGCAAGATCTTCTGGCTGTGCCTACATACTATCGCAGCGAAGCTCACCTTTGA